A window from bacterium encodes these proteins:
- a CDS encoding alpha/beta hydrolase, producing the protein MREEQTRRPPAAAISSRSVRIPLGEVALEGDLVLPERASGLVVFAHGSGSSRFSTRNRYVAEVLQRAGLGTLLFDLLTPEEEAIDAYNARLRFDIPLLARRVVETTDWLKRTDETRQLAIGYFGASTGGGAALVAAAARPEAVAAVVSRGGRPDLAGEALLRVQAPTLLIVGGYDDVVIELNREAYALLRCEKALEIVPGATHLFEEPGTLEAVARLATTWFTRHLASQEARRDEGL; encoded by the coding sequence ATGCGCGAAGAGCAGACGCGTCGTCCCCCGGCCGCGGCGATCAGCAGCAGGTCCGTCCGGATCCCGCTCGGAGAGGTCGCTCTCGAAGGGGACCTGGTCCTGCCCGAACGAGCGAGCGGGCTGGTGGTCTTTGCTCACGGCAGCGGCAGCAGCCGCTTCAGCACCCGCAACCGCTACGTGGCCGAGGTGCTGCAGCGAGCGGGGCTCGGCACCCTCCTCTTCGACCTGCTCACCCCGGAAGAAGAAGCCATCGATGCCTACAACGCCCGCTTGCGCTTCGATATCCCGTTGCTCGCCCGGCGCGTCGTCGAAACGACGGACTGGCTCAAGCGGACCGACGAGACCCGGCAACTTGCAATCGGCTACTTCGGCGCGAGCACCGGCGGCGGGGCCGCCCTGGTCGCTGCGGCGGCGCGCCCCGAGGCGGTCGCGGCCGTCGTCTCGCGCGGCGGCCGGCCGGACCTTGCGGGCGAGGCCTTGCTGCGGGTCCAGGCACCCACCTTGCTCATCGTGGGCGGTTACGACGACGTGGTCATCGAACTGAACCGGGAAGCCTACGCCTTGTTGCGGTGCGAAAAGGCGCTCGAGATCGTGCCGGGGGCCACCCACCTCTTCGAAGAGCCCGGCACCCTGGAGGCGGTCGCGCGGTTGGCCACCACCTGGTTCACCCGCCATCTCGCCTCTCAAGAGGCGCGCCGTGATGAGGGCCTCTGA
- a CDS encoding archease — protein MRASDAGFELVEHPADIGIRFWGRTLGEAFVQAALALRVMLAGEGEVRETHQVALEAAGEDRLEVLFNWLSELLVRFDADQLILGRFEVQAVSEQEIRAVGYGEPYDLARHETPYYVKAITYHQMALEQGKGGWQGQVYVDI, from the coding sequence ATGAGGGCCTCTGACGCCGGTTTCGAGCTCGTCGAGCATCCGGCGGACATCGGGATCCGCTTCTGGGGCCGGACCTTGGGCGAGGCCTTCGTCCAGGCGGCTCTGGCCCTGCGCGTGATGCTCGCCGGTGAAGGCGAGGTCCGCGAGACCCATCAGGTCGCGCTCGAGGCCGCAGGCGAGGATCGCCTCGAAGTGCTCTTCAACTGGCTAAGCGAGTTGCTGGTGCGCTTCGATGCCGATCAGTTGATCCTGGGGCGCTTCGAGGTGCAGGCCGTCAGTGAGCAGGAGATTAGAGCAGTCGGCTACGGGGAGCCCTACGATCTCGCTCGGCATGAGACCCCTTACTACGTCAAGGCGATCACCTACCACCAGATGGCCCTCGAACAGGGAAAGGGCGGCTGGCAGGGACAGGTCTACGTCGACATCTGA
- a CDS encoding cation transporter, giving the protein MATSLGVAVLMLVGKLAAGLMTGSAAILSDAAESVIHILATGIAAYALWLSARPADHDHPYGHGKFAYFSSGAEGGLILAAACGILYLGIKGLIEGPELHQLGLGLGIIAALTLINLALGLFLIRTGKHFNSLVLVANGHHVLTDVWTSGAVLLGVALVYLTGLTWLDPLVAILAGLNILRTAVQLLKTSIEGLTERAAPEDTRLILDCLQSAVAEGHLQAFHQLRHRRVNDELWIDLHLLFPHDWTITAAHDQACEVEARLVTLFPKDKVHVNSHLEPADIAHDRAHPDNHAALHDALKPEAMGLSD; this is encoded by the coding sequence ATGGCGACGAGCCTCGGCGTGGCCGTCCTCATGCTGGTCGGCAAGCTTGCCGCAGGGCTCATGACAGGGTCCGCCGCCATCCTCTCGGATGCGGCCGAATCGGTCATCCACATCCTGGCGACCGGCATCGCGGCCTACGCTCTCTGGCTCTCGGCCCGTCCCGCCGATCACGACCACCCCTACGGCCACGGCAAGTTCGCCTACTTCTCGTCAGGCGCCGAGGGCGGGCTGATCCTCGCGGCGGCGTGCGGGATCCTCTATCTCGGCATCAAGGGCCTGATCGAAGGCCCCGAGCTTCACCAGCTCGGGCTGGGACTCGGGATCATCGCGGCCCTGACGCTTATCAACCTCGCGCTCGGCCTGTTCCTGATCCGCACGGGCAAGCACTTCAACTCGCTGGTGCTCGTCGCGAACGGTCACCACGTGCTGACCGACGTCTGGACCAGCGGAGCGGTCCTGCTGGGCGTCGCGCTCGTCTACCTGACCGGACTTACCTGGCTCGACCCGCTGGTCGCCATCCTGGCGGGCCTGAATATCCTGAGAACGGCAGTCCAGCTGCTGAAAACCTCGATCGAAGGCCTCACCGAACGCGCCGCTCCCGAAGATACCCGGCTGATCCTGGACTGCCTGCAATCAGCGGTCGCCGAGGGCCATCTCCAGGCCTTCCACCAGCTACGCCACCGGCGCGTCAACGACGAGCTGTGGATCGACTTGCACCTGCTCTTCCCGCACGATTGGACGATCACCGCCGCCCATGACCAGGCGTGCGAAGTGGAGGCGCGGCTGGTTACGCTCTTCCCGAAGGACAAGGTCCACGTCAACTCGCACCTCGAACCGGCGGACATCGCCCACGATCGCGCGCACCCGGACAACCACGCCGCCCTTCACGACGCCCTCAAGCCCGAAGCGATGGGGCTCAGCGACTGA
- a CDS encoding pirin family protein codes for MGFMSAYPELADALNPFLLLDYHPPYIYAPTAHRRGVGPHPHRGFETVTLAFEGSVAHHDSTGNGGVIGPGDAQWMTAASGILHKEYHEAEFGRRGGTFHMAQIWVNLPRANKMDPPAYNALKADEMGLVTLPDYSGTVRVIAGEYEGVRGPAKPFSPIAMYDVILASNGEASFSVPSEHNLGILVMKGEVTINGEQQASANELIHFANEGERVSVKAGPASRLLVLAGEPIREPIVQYGPFVMNSEREIKEAFRDFSLGKFGELAD; via the coding sequence ATGGGCTTCATGTCTGCCTACCCCGAGCTGGCGGATGCCCTTAACCCCTTCTTGCTGCTCGATTACCACCCGCCCTACATCTATGCGCCGACTGCGCACCGCCGCGGGGTCGGCCCGCATCCTCACCGGGGCTTCGAGACGGTCACGCTGGCGTTCGAGGGCAGCGTCGCGCACCACGACAGCACGGGCAACGGCGGCGTGATCGGCCCTGGCGACGCCCAGTGGATGACGGCCGCTTCCGGTATCCTTCACAAGGAGTACCACGAGGCGGAGTTCGGCCGTCGCGGAGGCACCTTCCACATGGCGCAGATCTGGGTCAACCTGCCGCGCGCCAACAAGATGGACCCGCCTGCCTACAATGCGCTCAAGGCCGATGAGATGGGCCTCGTTACGCTTCCGGACTACAGTGGCACCGTCAGGGTCATCGCCGGCGAGTACGAGGGCGTCCGCGGGCCTGCCAAGCCCTTCAGCCCGATCGCCATGTATGACGTCATCCTCGCATCGAATGGCGAGGCGTCCTTCTCGGTGCCGAGCGAGCACAACCTCGGCATCCTCGTGATGAAGGGCGAGGTGACGATCAACGGCGAGCAACAGGCGAGCGCCAACGAGCTGATCCATTTCGCGAACGAGGGCGAGCGGGTGAGCGTCAAGGCGGGCCCTGCTTCCAGGCTGCTCGTGCTCGCAGGCGAGCCCATCCGCGAGCCGATCGTGCAGTACGGTCCGTTCGTGATGAACAGCGAGCGCGAAATCAAGGAGGCCTTCCGGGACTTCAGCCTCGGAAAGTTCGGGGAGCTGGCGGACTGA
- a CDS encoding MarR family transcriptional regulator yields the protein MPHRPDASRDIPDDGPRLPVLRALYRTFAAVDRVSARHIDSLGLTQARFDVISTLGDTPGMTVKQLCDAALITKGTLLHVLGSLEALELVERGKGEHDQRQTIVSLTPKGQALYEETFLPHVGYMRQFFEQLTPQEQATLVFLLGRLEDVFTQSSKPAAP from the coding sequence ATGCCACATCGACCCGATGCTTCGCGTGATATTCCTGACGACGGTCCGCGCTTGCCGGTATTGCGAGCGCTCTACCGTACCTTTGCGGCCGTCGACAGGGTTTCCGCGCGGCATATCGACTCACTGGGACTGACGCAGGCGCGTTTCGACGTGATCTCGACCTTGGGGGACACCCCTGGGATGACCGTCAAGCAACTGTGCGACGCCGCGCTGATCACCAAAGGCACCCTGCTCCATGTCCTCGGGAGCCTCGAAGCCCTGGAGCTGGTGGAAAGGGGGAAGGGCGAGCACGATCAACGGCAGACGATCGTCTCGCTCACGCCGAAAGGGCAGGCGCTCTACGAGGAAACCTTTTTGCCGCACGTGGGCTACATGCGTCAATTCTTCGAACAACTCACCCCCCAAGAGCAGGCGACATTGGTTTTCCTGCTGGGGCGGCTGGAGGACGTCTTCACGCAATCAAGCAAGCCGGCAGCACCATAG
- a CDS encoding response regulator transcription factor translates to MRNDLEPTSPIRVALVEDDNLFRELMRMALDALPGISVIADFRDAPSAEREIPLLAPDVVILDIDLGVGSKNGVQLGLSLRRALPDLGILLFSNHREPEFLLSVPTEQAGGWSYLLKTSVQDVETIGRAIHGSAAGVVTLDPQLAQQVRSSLVNDVPLSARQLTLFELMAQGYNNKAIAQRMGLSLKTVENMVGLLYRDLGLNFGSSERHARVEATLLYLKATRR, encoded by the coding sequence ATGCGAAACGATTTAGAGCCGACCTCCCCCATCCGAGTGGCCCTGGTCGAAGACGACAACCTGTTCCGGGAGCTCATGCGCATGGCGCTCGACGCCCTGCCGGGCATCTCGGTGATCGCGGACTTCCGTGACGCCCCATCCGCCGAGCGGGAAATTCCCTTGCTCGCTCCGGACGTCGTCATCCTGGACATCGACCTGGGCGTCGGCAGCAAGAACGGCGTGCAGCTCGGCTTGAGCCTGCGCCGCGCCCTGCCCGACCTCGGAATCCTTCTCTTCTCCAACCACCGGGAGCCCGAGTTCCTGCTCTCCGTGCCTACTGAACAGGCAGGAGGCTGGTCCTACCTCTTGAAGACCTCGGTGCAGGACGTCGAAACGATCGGGCGAGCCATTCACGGCTCGGCCGCCGGAGTGGTCACCCTGGATCCGCAGCTCGCCCAGCAGGTGCGCTCGTCGCTCGTGAACGATGTTCCGCTGAGCGCGCGCCAACTCACGCTTTTCGAGCTCATGGCTCAGGGCTACAACAACAAGGCGATCGCCCAGCGCATGGGCCTGTCATTGAAAACCGTCGAAAACATGGTCGGGCTGCTCTACCGCGACCTCGGCCTCAATTTCGGATCCTCCGAGCGGCATGCCCGGGTCGAGGCGACCCTGCTTTACCTCAAGGCCACGCGCCGCTGA
- a CDS encoding Lrp/AsnC family transcriptional regulator — MDLDATDRRILLALQRDGKLQNVDLAREVGLSPSPCLRRVRLLEEAGVIERYVALLNASKIGKGLTVFARVWLTGQDMETVAHFTDEIKQLPQVVECHLMAGDCDFLLRVVAADLDDYRRFQIEHLTRIKGVQNVKTEIPMQKIKLTTELPL, encoded by the coding sequence ATGGACCTTGACGCAACGGATCGCAGGATTCTTCTGGCTCTTCAACGAGATGGCAAACTTCAAAACGTGGATCTTGCGCGAGAAGTCGGACTCTCGCCGTCACCGTGTCTTCGTCGTGTCCGGTTGCTCGAAGAGGCTGGCGTCATTGAACGCTATGTAGCGTTGCTCAATGCGTCCAAGATTGGCAAGGGATTAACCGTGTTTGCCCGGGTCTGGCTGACGGGACAAGACATGGAGACCGTCGCTCACTTCACCGATGAAATCAAGCAACTGCCTCAGGTGGTCGAATGTCACCTGATGGCTGGTGATTGTGATTTTCTGCTTCGGGTCGTTGCAGCCGATCTAGATGATTATCGGCGCTTCCAGATTGAACATTTGACGCGCATCAAAGGCGTTCAAAACGTCAAAACGGAAATCCCCATGCAAAAAATCAAATTGACCACGGAATTGCCACTTTAA
- a CDS encoding AzlC family ABC transporter permease: MKILEASAKAVEELPVVSEIWRGFVASFPVMLGFVPFALVLGAQAVKKGLSPLEVPLMTGLNFGGGSEFAAIEIWSSPPQILLIVAMTFLVNCRHLLMGATLAPFIQHLPKRKAIPALFFMCDESWAMALGDSRQRAAKGTSPSFSLPYYFGVAAGLYLTWVIFTTLGSVIGPRIGNIEAYGFDMAFTAVFLVLLKGMWKGLRAARPWLVSLVFAASTYLLVPGAWYVAAGALSGIVAAIVWAEQE, encoded by the coding sequence ATGAAAATTCTGGAAGCGAGTGCCAAAGCAGTCGAAGAATTGCCGGTCGTTTCGGAGATATGGCGCGGTTTTGTCGCATCATTTCCCGTGATGCTTGGATTCGTACCATTTGCACTCGTCCTTGGTGCACAAGCAGTCAAAAAGGGACTCAGCCCCCTTGAAGTGCCACTCATGACAGGACTCAACTTTGGGGGCGGATCCGAATTTGCAGCAATCGAAATTTGGTCATCCCCACCCCAAATACTGCTAATCGTAGCGATGACGTTCCTGGTGAATTGTCGTCACCTTCTGATGGGTGCAACCCTAGCCCCCTTCATCCAGCACTTGCCCAAGCGTAAGGCAATTCCTGCGCTCTTTTTCATGTGTGATGAGAGCTGGGCAATGGCCCTGGGTGATTCCCGCCAGAGAGCTGCCAAAGGAACTTCTCCATCCTTTAGCTTGCCGTACTACTTCGGGGTGGCAGCAGGCCTTTACCTCACGTGGGTAATTTTCACGACGCTTGGATCCGTCATCGGGCCACGGATCGGGAATATCGAAGCCTATGGATTCGATATGGCCTTTACCGCAGTATTCTTGGTGCTTTTAAAAGGGATGTGGAAGGGACTACGCGCCGCTCGTCCCTGGTTGGTCAGCCTGGTCTTCGCTGCGTCGACCTATTTACTTGTTCCTGGCGCATGGTATGTAGCCGCAGGGGCGCTGTCCGGCATCGTGGCCGCTATCGTATGGGCTGAGCAAGAATGA
- a CDS encoding AzlD family protein, whose product MIDFHTGLAIVLMASITFLTRILGYLLLRKRQLSARTMKIMDAVPGCVLISVIAPAFVSNRPANLVALGITLFAAMRLPILPTVIIAIASTGLLRQLIH is encoded by the coding sequence ATGATCGATTTTCACACCGGCCTGGCCATCGTTCTGATGGCTTCGATCACGTTCCTGACCCGCATACTCGGCTACCTCCTGCTTCGAAAGCGCCAATTGAGTGCCCGAACAATGAAGATCATGGATGCGGTTCCTGGGTGCGTTCTGATTTCGGTCATCGCCCCGGCGTTTGTCTCGAACCGGCCGGCCAATCTCGTGGCTTTGGGAATCACGCTGTTTGCCGCAATGCGCTTGCCGATTTTGCCGACCGTCATCATCGCCATCGCTTCAACGGGCCTGCTTCGTCAGCTCATTCACTGA
- a CDS encoding alpha/beta hydrolase yields MDLPIKTRDAWVETPQGQLFTRTWDAHGEGADLREDTPIVLFHDSLGSVELWRSFPEALCITTGRSVVAYDRLGFGRSTPFSGEWTTNFIHVEAPNFFPALREQLGIQDFIAMGHSVGGAMAALCAAAFPSACRALVTESAQAFVEDRTIQGIREAKAAFQQEGQLDRLKKYHGDKARWVLDAWTVTWLSPEFQSWNLDADLSEVVCPALIIHGEQDEYGSVAHPMRLAKAMAGETQVEILPGRRHVPHKEAEGLIVELIRSFLERVVR; encoded by the coding sequence ATGGATTTACCAATCAAGACTCGGGATGCCTGGGTGGAAACCCCGCAGGGGCAACTGTTCACCCGCACCTGGGACGCGCACGGCGAAGGGGCGGATCTGCGAGAAGACACTCCGATTGTGCTCTTCCACGACTCACTCGGAAGCGTCGAACTTTGGCGCAGCTTTCCCGAGGCCCTGTGCATCACCACAGGGCGGTCAGTGGTCGCCTACGATCGCCTCGGCTTCGGGAGGTCCACCCCGTTTAGCGGCGAATGGACGACGAACTTCATTCACGTAGAAGCGCCGAACTTTTTCCCCGCACTTCGCGAGCAGCTCGGCATCCAGGACTTCATCGCCATGGGCCACAGCGTTGGCGGAGCCATGGCGGCGCTTTGCGCTGCGGCCTTTCCGTCGGCGTGCCGCGCCCTCGTGACGGAGTCCGCGCAGGCATTCGTCGAAGATCGAACCATCCAGGGGATCCGCGAGGCCAAGGCGGCCTTCCAACAGGAAGGGCAGTTGGATCGCCTCAAGAAGTACCATGGTGATAAGGCGCGTTGGGTGCTGGATGCCTGGACGGTGACCTGGCTCTCGCCGGAATTTCAGTCGTGGAATCTTGATGCGGACCTTTCAGAGGTCGTCTGTCCGGCCCTCATCATCCATGGGGAGCAGGATGAATACGGTTCCGTGGCTCACCCCATGAGGCTGGCCAAGGCGATGGCCGGCGAGACGCAGGTCGAGATATTGCCGGGCAGGCGCCACGTTCCCCACAAAGAGGCCGAAGGGCTAATCGTCGAGCTCATCAGGAGCTTTCTCGAGCGTGTGGTGCGCTAA
- a CDS encoding phosphotransferase, which translates to MNQTLRDRYSPTVLAVFAQRYGVRPEEVTNLGGFESFVFAFSRDGGDYILKITHTVARSFEHLEGELEWLNYLADHGVPVSRAVPSLEGRLIEKLADESGEYLAIAYEKAPGTPIVQADMTPALYRTWGNLIGRMHALTRAYEPSRPGLRRQTWEEVSLAGFKVPEDHAWFAERAAALYPRLHALPKGPDAYGLVHSDLHFGNVLLHEGRLTAFDFDDAHYTWFANDVAITLFYVLTWSALWKWEADGFATEFLTTFLEGYREAAPFDDAWLAYFPDFLRLRRLVLYGALFQAFGPDEMPERERKLFETLRQGILTDSEVVDLDFTRFVAQTPERC; encoded by the coding sequence ATGAACCAAACCTTGCGCGATCGATATTCCCCAACCGTGTTGGCCGTTTTTGCTCAGCGCTACGGCGTGCGCCCCGAGGAGGTGACCAACCTCGGTGGCTTTGAGAGCTTCGTCTTCGCCTTTTCGCGCGATGGGGGCGACTACATCCTCAAGATTACGCACACCGTCGCGCGCTCCTTTGAACACCTCGAAGGCGAGCTCGAGTGGTTGAACTACCTGGCGGACCACGGCGTTCCCGTTTCTCGTGCCGTGCCTTCGCTGGAAGGGCGTTTGATCGAGAAATTGGCGGACGAATCAGGCGAGTATCTCGCCATCGCCTACGAGAAGGCTCCGGGTACTCCGATCGTGCAGGCCGACATGACGCCCGCGCTGTATCGCACGTGGGGCAACTTGATCGGGCGCATGCACGCGCTTACGCGCGCCTACGAGCCGAGTCGACCGGGCTTGCGCCGTCAGACCTGGGAAGAGGTCAGCTTAGCGGGCTTCAAGGTGCCGGAGGATCACGCCTGGTTTGCCGAGCGCGCAGCGGCCCTCTATCCGCGCCTGCATGCGCTGCCGAAGGGCCCTGACGCTTACGGCCTCGTGCACAGCGATCTCCACTTCGGAAACGTCTTATTGCATGAGGGGCGCCTTACGGCCTTCGACTTCGACGATGCGCACTATACCTGGTTCGCCAACGATGTCGCGATCACCTTGTTCTATGTCCTGACCTGGTCCGCCCTCTGGAAGTGGGAGGCTGATGGCTTCGCCACCGAGTTCTTGACGACGTTTCTCGAGGGGTACCGAGAAGCGGCCCCCTTCGATGACGCCTGGCTCGCCTACTTCCCGGACTTCTTGCGCTTGCGGCGCTTGGTGCTGTACGGCGCTCTCTTCCAGGCCTTCGGGCCCGATGAGATGCCAGAGCGCGAGCGCAAGCTCTTCGAAACCCTACGGCAGGGCATTCTCACTGACAGCGAGGTCGTCGATTTGGACTTCACGCGCTTTGTCGCTCAAACCCCCGAGCGCTGCTAG
- a CDS encoding ATP-binding protein: protein MSIPLKADVYAEMRFVPDTQSLASARRFVAKSLSGLPEAPLADLTLAIDEALANVIEHAGSPPDASIALKLYRENDHVRVIMTNPGVRFEGDRLAPVDLEAHAAARRTSGLGVFLMKQLMDLVLFRSTRDGLQELVMVKNLAA, encoded by the coding sequence GTGTCGATACCTTTGAAGGCCGACGTCTACGCCGAGATGCGCTTCGTGCCGGACACCCAGTCGCTCGCGAGCGCCCGCCGTTTCGTGGCCAAGAGCCTTTCGGGCTTGCCCGAAGCACCGCTCGCGGACCTGACCCTCGCCATCGACGAGGCGCTCGCGAACGTGATCGAGCATGCGGGCTCGCCGCCCGACGCGAGTATCGCCCTCAAGCTGTACCGCGAGAACGACCACGTGCGGGTGATCATGACCAACCCGGGGGTGCGCTTCGAAGGCGATCGCCTGGCCCCGGTCGATCTAGAAGCCCATGCGGCCGCGCGCCGCACCAGCGGGCTCGGGGTGTTCCTGATGAAGCAGCTCATGGACCTGGTGCTGTTCCGGTCCACCCGCGACGGGCTCCAGGAGCTGGTGATGGTGAAGAACCTCGCCGCCTAG
- a CDS encoding carboxypeptidase regulatory-like domain-containing protein encodes MRHSAQTSFRWTLAAACLSAALLGGCPWPWGAPATTPSPLGGRILDMQGRPVGGVLVRASFTNAIPFTNGIPFTTQGVSESTSEVRTNTDGRFAFANPPEGEVNVEAIQSDDRKAVRQSVAVRGGVMLDLGDMRLAPVGSIAGRITTPNHTGVNLLGTDVFTPGLSYMVKTDEQGNFRLNNVPAGRFRLVASNQGLGRGEVADVEVKPGQVTTLDALPLSLTPPTVRELRPAMAGPGAEFEILGQNFGKSTSLGNTVEVYLNGVRLSDVTVENDQRIRTKVPNGAQSGRVVVKVGLISGVSPGDFKVISDLTPSPAGPLILPLNGSFRFTALASDSTGAALSAPLVTWAATPDAVLTPDPATPGQFQGKAIGMGLATLSNGNVTSEARVFVSPTVGAPFAHGSAAPQSRVSVAVGSSGAIAVWSGYDESSGTYRIQGQRLSGTAWAASDLSIATTFSADPMPVLSWGSGKFWLAYADGPVGSRQIKILRLDPAGAPSGAPVMLADARPDILSIAVAPGVNDALVAWQEAPSSIQCRLFSSGLGAPATLVSSNASRPSAAWDGSSYAVCWEQAIGSDTDVMARIVNSLGSAAGTAFAVAEGANPQRQPMLSGGLGHMMAVWSETRSGQREIGARRIVGGTALGTSPTYLGALHPGHGEESTPAIASLDATRYLLAWVDGRVDAPGAFAQVLDKDLANPGTPFAVVLGAGISGPAVAGSGADAFLGWLGGNVASGPSVGGQRLAP; translated from the coding sequence ATGCGCCACAGCGCCCAGACGAGCTTCCGATGGACCCTCGCGGCGGCCTGCCTCTCGGCGGCGCTGCTCGGGGGCTGCCCGTGGCCGTGGGGGGCTCCGGCCACGACGCCGTCACCGCTGGGAGGGCGGATCCTCGACATGCAAGGGCGTCCGGTGGGCGGGGTGCTGGTCCGGGCGAGCTTCACCAACGCCATCCCCTTCACCAACGGCATTCCCTTCACGACCCAGGGGGTCTCCGAGAGCACCTCCGAGGTCCGCACCAATACGGACGGCCGCTTCGCCTTCGCCAACCCGCCCGAGGGCGAGGTCAACGTCGAGGCGATCCAGTCGGACGATCGCAAGGCCGTGCGCCAGTCGGTCGCGGTGCGCGGGGGGGTCATGCTCGACCTCGGCGACATGCGCCTGGCGCCGGTGGGCAGCATCGCAGGCCGGATCACCACCCCCAACCACACGGGGGTCAACCTGCTTGGGACCGACGTCTTCACCCCGGGCCTCAGCTACATGGTCAAGACCGACGAGCAGGGCAACTTCCGGCTCAACAACGTGCCGGCGGGCCGCTTCCGGCTTGTGGCGAGCAACCAGGGCCTGGGCCGAGGCGAGGTCGCCGACGTGGAGGTCAAGCCGGGCCAGGTCACGACCCTGGACGCCCTCCCCCTCTCCCTGACGCCGCCGACCGTGCGCGAGCTGCGCCCGGCCATGGCAGGCCCCGGCGCCGAGTTCGAGATCCTGGGCCAGAACTTCGGCAAGTCCACCTCGCTGGGCAACACCGTCGAGGTCTACCTCAACGGGGTGCGCCTGAGCGACGTGACCGTCGAGAACGACCAGCGCATCCGCACCAAGGTCCCGAACGGGGCCCAGAGCGGCCGGGTGGTCGTCAAGGTCGGCCTGATCTCGGGGGTCAGCCCCGGGGACTTCAAGGTGATCAGCGACCTGACGCCCTCGCCAGCCGGGCCCTTGATCCTGCCGCTCAACGGCTCGTTCCGCTTCACGGCGCTTGCGAGCGACAGCACCGGCGCGGCCCTCTCGGCCCCCCTGGTCACCTGGGCGGCGACCCCTGATGCCGTGCTCACCCCCGACCCGGCCACCCCTGGCCAGTTCCAGGGGAAGGCGATCGGGATGGGCCTTGCGACCCTCTCCAACGGCAACGTCACGAGCGAGGCCCGGGTCTTCGTCTCGCCCACAGTGGGGGCACCTTTCGCCCACGGCAGCGCCGCGCCACAGAGCAGGGTATCGGTCGCCGTCGGCTCCTCGGGGGCGATCGCCGTCTGGAGCGGCTACGACGAGTCGAGCGGGACCTACCGGATCCAGGGGCAGCGCCTGAGCGGCACCGCCTGGGCCGCCAGCGACCTGAGCATCGCCACGACCTTCTCGGCCGACCCCATGCCGGTGCTCAGCTGGGGCAGCGGCAAGTTCTGGCTCGCTTACGCGGACGGGCCCGTGGGCAGCCGCCAAATCAAGATCCTACGTCTCGATCCGGCAGGGGCCCCCAGCGGGGCGCCGGTGATGCTCGCGGACGCTCGGCCTGATATCCTCTCGATCGCGGTGGCTCCGGGGGTCAACGACGCCCTGGTCGCCTGGCAGGAGGCACCCTCGTCGATTCAGTGCCGGCTCTTCTCGAGCGGCCTCGGGGCCCCGGCCACCCTGGTATCGAGCAACGCCTCGCGCCCGAGTGCTGCCTGGGACGGCTCCTCCTACGCGGTGTGCTGGGAGCAGGCCATCGGCAGCGACACCGACGTCATGGCGCGGATCGTCAACAGCCTCGGCTCGGCAGCGGGCACGGCGTTCGCGGTGGCCGAAGGGGCGAACCCGCAGCGCCAGCCCATGCTCTCGGGGGGGCTCGGCCACATGATGGCCGTCTGGTCCGAGACCCGCAGCGGCCAGCGCGAGATCGGCGCACGCCGGATCGTGGGCGGCACGGCGCTGGGCACCAGCCCCACCTACCTGGGAGCCCTCCACCCGGGCCACGGCGAGGAGAGTACGCCTGCGATCGCTTCGCTCGATGCCACCCGCTACCTGCTCGCATGGGTCGACGGCCGCGTGGACGCCCCCGGTGCCTTCGCCCAGGTCCTCGACAAGGACCTGGCCAATCCCGGCACCCCGTTCGCCGTCGTCCTGGGGGCAGGGATCTCGGGTCCCGCGGTCGCGGGCAGCGGCGCCGACGCCTTCTTGGGCTGGCTCGGGGGGAACGTCGCGAGCGGCCCGAGCGTCGGCGGCCAGCGGCTCGCGCCTTGA